A genomic window from Fusarium oxysporum Fo47 chromosome VIII, complete sequence includes:
- a CDS encoding ferritin-like domain-containing protein — MFFSTALPLLAAGLASAAPVIEKRASGINDGVILNYALTLEHLEDNFYRQGLSNFTEQDFADAGYDSTFYNNIKKVSSDETAHVDFITKALKAAGVTPVQECTYSFGVTDVKSFLATASVLEGVGVSAYLGAAADIMSKTYLTAAGSILTVEARHSSYIRGALKQVPFAQPFDAPLSYNEVYSLASGFITGCPKENPALPVKAFPALAAAASGSAIKTGDTVTLQTPGYTLEGAKGQSVYAAFIAVTGPTFVEAKAVDGGFSVEIPEGFAGQTYVVLTGCKDVVSDDTVAAGPAIIEISS; from the exons ATGTTCTTCTCTACTGCCCTTCCTCTATTGGCCGCTGGCCTAGCTTCCGCTGCTCCTGTCATCGAGAAGCGTGCTTCCGGAATCAACGACGGAGTCATTCTCAACTACGCTCTTACTCTTGAGCATCTTGAAGATAACTTCTATCGTCAAGGTCTTTCCAACTTTACTGAGCAAGACTTTGCGGATGCTGGTTACGACTCTACCTTTtacaacaacatcaagaaggtcTCCTCTGACGAGACTGCTCATGTTGACTTTATCACCAAGGCTCTCAAGG CTGCTGGTGTCACACCCGTTCAGGAGTGCACGTACTCCTTCGGCGTTACAGATGTCAAGTCCTTCCTCGCAACCGCCTCCGTCCTCGAGGGCGTCGGCGTCTCAGCTTATCTCGGCGCCGCAGCCGACATCATGAGCAAGACGTACCTCACCGCGGCCGGATCCATCCTCACCGTCGAGGCCCGTCACTCATCCTACATCCGGGGTGCGCTCAAGCAAGTCCCCTTTGCGCAGCCTTTCGATGCTCCTCTGAGCTACAACGAGGTGTACTCTCTTGCCTCGGGCTTCATCACCGGTTGTCCCAAGGAGAACCCTGCTCTTCCTGTCAAGGCCTTCCCTGctttggctgctgctgcttcgGGCAGTGCGATCAAGACTGGTGATACTGTTACTCTTCAGACACCTGGGTATACCCTCGAGGGCGCTAAGGGCCAGAGTGTCTATGCCGCTTTCATCGCTGTTACCGGTCCTACGTTTGTTGAGGCCAaagctgttgatggtggttTCTCTGTTGAGATTCCCGAGGGCTTTGCTGGACAGACTTATGTTGTCCTTACTGGCTGCAAGGATGTCGTCTCCGATGACACCGTCGCTGCTGGACCTGCCATCATTGAG ATCTCCAGCTAA